The nucleotide sequence TTCGGGTTGCTGTTTGCGGCATCCCCCCCGTTGCCCCTCCATCATTGGCAGTAATCGTCAGACTGTCGTTCCCAAAAAAGTTGGGGTTTCCCTGATAGGTCACAGCACTGGCACTGGTCAGGATCTGGTTAATCTGGGTCAGGGTACCGCTGAGGGTAACCACTGACGTGCCGTTGTTGGCAATATTGGTACTGGTCAACCCACCGGCAATGCCTGTGTTGACAGTGACCACGCCATTGGCAACTGTCAGTGTAACCGTAACGGTATTGCTTCCCGCATCAACATCTCCGACAAAGCCAATGGGAAACACGAGCGGTGTATCTTCATTCACGGTGCGGGCAGGCAGGGGGGCATTCGTTGCTATGGACACCGCATTGATCCTGACGATAGCTTCCGCCGTGGGGGTGTTGTCACCAAAGAAGACAAAATTCCTCAATTCATAGGGATCGGGTAGGGTGACGCGGGTCTGGAAGGGACCCACTGTCAGGGTCGGTGGGATGAACGCCGTATAGTCTCGCAACTGACCACTCAGAATCGGGGTGTTGTTGCTAAACAGGGTGTATAGATCCCCCAGGACCAACAGGTCGTAATTGGTTAATACCGTTGTATTGACATTGACAACCTCTGCCTGGGTAAACAGGGTACGGAAGTTACTGGCAGGCGGGCTATCTGGTTCCAGAGCAGGATCTGCCTGTGTTGTGCCGTCATTCTGTGCCCAGATCCGGTCTTCCCAAAAGCCCAGTTCAATACCTTTCTGGTCGTTGCCAATCACAATCACACTAAAACCGGCACGATCCTCTTTGCCATCGTTATTTTTATTGGCAGACGTGAGGCGATTTTCATCAATCACCTGGGCACTAAAACTGAGGACGTAACCAGCTGTTCGATCCAGCGTCGGAAAGGTCGCTGCATTAATAGGTTCGGGGGTGAACGTAATCGTATTTAAGCCTGTGTTTTGCGTGAATCGGTAATTGCTATACCCGGCATAAATTGGAAAACTGGTACTCAGGGTGGTGCCGCCTCCACCGGCAAACTGGGTCGCTGTACCTCCCAAAACGGCTGTATCCCGATAGGCGAACCAGGGTCCACCCGGAGCCGAACCAGCCGTGGTTGGTAACAGGTTTGTGGCACCGTTATACAGGGTGAGCCTGTTACCAATAAAGGGAGCGTCATTGACCCCTGTTACATTGACTGTTTTAGTGACAGGGGAACTGATTTCGCCAGTGCCGTCGTTCAGGATGATGGCGATGGTGCGACTGCCACTGGCCGGTAAGGTATGGGAAACACTGTCATAGGTGAGGTTCCGCAGTAAGGCTTCAACTGCCGTGGGAGTGGCCGCACTATTCAGGGAAATGACCAGACTCTCATGACTGATTCCCCCCATGAAAGTGCCAATCTGAATTCCGCCAAAGTTAATGATTCTGCCATCCAACCCGATCTGCCCGGCTCCATTGCCCTGATGCCGAATGGCAAGACGGTCTGAAGCCAGCCCTCCCTCGATAAAGTTAACGATCAGTGTGCCGTTATTGAAATTAGCCGGATTGTCGGCATCGGTGACGGTAGCGTTGCTATCAAGCAAAACAGGAGGTGCATTTTCTGTATAGGCGATCGCGCCCCCTGGCAACGTAATCACGGGACTTGCCAGCACTGCCCCATACATGGACCGGGCAGCCGCACTTAAGACTAAGGAGGTCGCGATCGCTCCTGTTGCCACTTCCAATTCCCAGTTCCCGCCCATCTCCTGGTTGCCGGTCAGATCAATACTGGCCGCAATATCCGCCCCTGTCAGTTGGGCCAACTGCTGCACGAAGGTTAACCCCGCTTCTCCCAGGGCTACATTGCAACCATAGAGAAGGATATCAGCATCGGCAGTCAGTGCCTGTGCCCAGGACTGTAACTCACTGGCATAGGTACTCAAGTTACCCAGATTCAGCCCGGTTGTGCCCAGTTGTAAACTGCCAGAAGCTCCGTGGGAAAGGATATGCAAACTGGAAATTCCGCGGTACTGCAACAACGTTTGAGTTATTTGCTGCACGGCATCCTGAACCGGATCAAGGACATAGACTGCCGTATCAGAGTCCAGATCGACCAGCAAACTCTGGTAATGGGTGACTTCAGGATCCACAAAAACAATCTGGGAAGGGGAAGCAGCACGATGGGTGGACAACCAGCCTCTTGTCAGGGGTGACCGATCCTCTACCAGATCAGTCAAACCGTGGAAGCCAGAACTGGCGGCTGGCGAGAAATCTGTAGACAAGGAGTCGGTTACTGAAAGTGCTAGTTGGTTAATTTTCATCCCCACATCATCCCTATTCCTGGTTCCTTTCTAGGTGTATTCCTCAGTTCAGTAAAAGAGAAGCCAGTTCAGGATGTCTTGTCCGTAAATTCACGGTAATTTCATAAATTAACTGAGTAGTGATCTGAACTCCAATCTTCACCGTAGTTTTTCAAATTCAGCCCTTTCCTCATGAAGACTTTACGGTTCGGTAATTTCGGAGGCTTTAGGCTAAATATATACAGATTTAGTAAATTTTGCTTCTACTCCAGGTAATTCTTCTACTTTAGGTAATTCCAGGGGGCGGTCACGAATTTTTTGAAGGGTTGAAACTGCTTAAAAAGCAGCCTTGAAGCCTGTCTGAAAAGCCCCAACGGCCAAAACCCAACCCCAGACTGAGGAAATTTTCAGATAGCCTTTTATAGGCTGTTAACAGGTGCGATCGCATCCATCCGACTCGTTGTTTTTTTTTAGAACGTTGAGGCTTCAAAGAGTCAGCGACTGAATCAGGTTTCCTTCAAGACCAGGCAGATGGGTCGGATAGTGTTGAGTTAACCCTGTGACAGGCAAGGTTAAATACCTTCATCCACAACCTGCACCGGTCTAACTTTGAATCATTCCCATCGCTTTACCGGGGTGGTGCCGAATAGCCGTATGAATTGAACGTCTTTAATTCATACAATGCTCAATTCATATCCGAAATCAGCAACGCCCCGCTGTACCTGGGTTAAGAGCTTGACAGTAAACTACTTTGCACATTGCTGTCAGGACAGGATACAGCCATTGTCTACTGGCGTTGCTACACCCCGTATCTGGTACCCCAATCCGAACAAAACGGGGGATTTCTGTGGCATACATCAATGAAAATTGCTGTCATGTCGAGGTATGTCGAAGTTCTGCAACGGTAGCCATCCAGGTCAGGACAAATTGGAACATCCAACACCTGATTCCGTCATCCTTCCCTCCCTGTACCCCGTCTCCGGTTCCCTGTCCCCTGCGATACCAGCCAGCATCGGTTGAAATTTCCTGGGGAAGTTCCCTGCCAATCAGGGGGTTTAGCTCCCTGCCTGCCTCAGTTATTTTCTTTAGCTCCTAATTTTCTGTAATTCCCAAATTCGTTGTCCTCATTCTGAACCTTCTATGATTGTTGATAAAAGCCTGAACGTTGAATCTGATTTGCCTGCCGGTTTGCCTGCCGAAAGTGCCTTTATCAAAGAGGCATGGGAATTATTGGAGGATTCGATTGTTTACTACCGGGGGCATCCGGTGGGAACCGTGGCTGCACGGGATCCCTATGTTGAGGCATTGAACTATGACCAGTGTTTTGTCCGTGACTTTGTTTCATCCGCCCTCCTGTTTTTGATCAAAGGACAACCAGAAATTGTTCGCAACTTTCTGATTGAAACCCTGGGGTTACAGAGCAGTGACAAACAGATGGACTGTTTCAATGCAGGTCAGGGGTTAATGCCTGCCAGCTTTAAGGTCGAAACCTGGGAAGGTCAGCAGTACTTAACGGCAGATTTTGGTGAACACGCGATCGGACGAGTCACGCCAGTAGACTCTTGCCTGTGGTGGCTCATTCTGTTGCGAGCCTATGTGAAAACAACGGGGGATCTTGACCTGGCTCATCGCCCTGATTTTCAGCAGGGAATTGTGCTGATTTTGAAGCTGTGTCTGGCAGACCGTTTTGATATGTATCCCACCATGCTGGTGCCAGATGGTGCCTTTATGATTGACCGCCGTCTGGGGGTCTACGGGCATCCGCTGGAGATTCAGGCATTGTTTTATGCCGCACTGCGATCGGCGCGGGAACTGCTATTGCCCAACCGCCGGGGTGAGGTTTATGCCCAGATCCTGAATCAACGGCTCAGCACCCTGAATTACCATATCCGTGAGTATTACTGGCTGGACTTGCAACGGTTAAATGAAATCTACCGCTATCGGGGAGAGGAGTTTGGTGAAGCTGCTGTCAATAAGTTTAATATCTACCCTGATTCCATCCCGCTCTGGTTAACGGAGTGGATGCCAGAAACGGGTGGGTACCTGGCAGGTAATCTGGGTCCGGCGCAGATGGACTTTCGATTCTTTACGCTGGGCAATTTGATGTCGATTGTGTCGTCGCTGGCAAGCGATCGCGAATCTCTCTCCATCATGGACTTAATTGAACAGCGGTGGCAGGACCTGGTTGGCTATATGCCAATGAAAATTTGCTTTCCCGCTGTTGAAGATGTGGAATGGCGAATTTTGACTGGATGTGATCCCAAAAACGTTCCCTGGTCCTATCACAATGGGGGCAACTGGCCTGTCCTGTTATGGCCCCTGGCTGCCGCTGCCCAAAAAACAGGCAGACCGGAATTGGGCTGGCGGGCAATTGAAATGGCCGAACGTCGTCTCAGTCGAGATGAGTGGCCCGAATATTACGACGGCAGAAATGGCCGGTTAGTTGGCAAAGCTTCCCGCAAATATCAAACCTGGACAATTGCAGGATACCTCCTGGCACGGGAGATTATGACCCATCCCCAGCATCTGGATTTATTCAGCTTCAGTGAAGATCCGGAGATGATGGAATGGATGTGTATGGTTCGTGAAATGAAAGGGTGAGTGATGATGGCTACCGCTATAGTCCTTTTCAAGGGTGTGAAGTACAGTGGGGTGCTCAGCACCCCACTGTACTTCACACTCCCGTACTTTATTCAATTGAAAAACGCTATATATCTCCGGTCAGGACGAAACGCCCGCTACCCGATGTTGTCCCTGCCACTCCAGGGTATCTCCTACTTTTTCTCCCGTATGATAGGCTGCCAGCAGAACCTCGCTGGTTTTGCCCCAGGCGATCGCCCCTGTTCGGTCAAGCCCAATGGCACCCAGGTCGCGCCCATTTTTGTAGGCTTCCTCAAAGGAACGCTCAAATGCTGCCTGGAGGGGCAGTCCATCGGCAACCCGAATCACAATCCTGGGTGCCAGACATTCATCAATGATATCTTCGCCAATGCCAGTGCAACTGACCGCTGCCTGGGACATGGCATAGTTTCCGGCAGGCATCGCCGAATCGCTAACCCGCCCGATTCGTTCAAACCCTTTGCCCCCCGTTGATGTGCCGACTGCAATTCGTCCTTCACCATCCAATGCAACCACTCCAATGGTGCCCCGTCCAGCCCGGTCTTCTACCAGCTCTCGCTCAGCAACAACACCCGCCATATCTTTTGTGAAGTTACCCGCCCGCTCCAGCATCCATTCCTGAAGCCGAATCTCAGTCAGGGGATCGTAGATGGGAAGTTGTAACTCGCGCACCAGTTCAGCAGATCCGTAATCAGAAAGGACACGGTCATTGCAGCTTTGTAACGTCAGTGCCAGTTCAATCGGGTGCCTGACGCGAGAAACATTGATCACACCACTAAACCGCTGCGTTGTCCCATCCATGAGAGAGGCACTCATCCGGATCTGCCCATCGGATTGCAGTACAGAGCCGGTCCCCGCATTAAAGCATGGATCATCCTCCAGCCGTTGGCACCCCCGCACCACTGCATCCCTGGCGGTCACTCCCGCCAGCAGCATGGCATAAACTTCCTCAATCACAGCATAAAGGGATTTGCGGACAGCACTGATCCCCCCTTTAAGAGAGCTGCCTGCTCCACCGTGAATGATCAGTTTGGGTTGCACCCGATGTTCGGTCATGATCCAATTTCCTTGTAAGTGTTGCTGAGCTTAAAGTTGAGGGTTGAGAGTTGAGAGTTGAGGGGGTTGGAATTTGTGGGTTACTCCATCATCCTGAGTCAATTATCCATCGGATTCCTGTCCTCTTGTCTGCGATCGCCGCCGCCGGCATCGCTCTGAGCAGTATTTCACATCATCCCAGCAATCTTGCCATTTTTTGCGCCAGGTGAAGGGGCGATCGCAAACAGGACAGATTTTGGTGGGCAAATCAGATTTAGAGCGACCATGTCCCATGATTAAAGAGGAGGGGGAGAGCCAGGAGTTAAGAGTTGAAAGTCAGGATCTTGGATTAATTATGATCTTGGATTAAATAGTTAAGTAAACCGAAGAACTTAGGGGTCTACCACAGAGGCACGGTATTGCTGAAAAGCGGGATGAATTGAAACGAAGTTTCAAGCATCCAGCACTTTTTTCATCCCCAGATTCAGCAATGCCACCACAGAGTCATAGAGAACACAGAGCCACACTTCACATCATAAAACTTAACAAATCCAAAATGGTTGAAACCCCGTTAGCCAATATTCGCATTGTTCTGGTAGAGCCAGCAGGCGCATTGAACGTGGGAGCGATCGCCCGTGTGATGAAAAACATGGGGTTGAGCCAACTGGTACTGGTCAGTCCCCATTGTGACCAC is from Leptothermofonsia sichuanensis E412 and encodes:
- a CDS encoding DUF2256 domain-containing protein; translated protein: MGHGRSKSDLPTKICPVCDRPFTWRKKWQDCWDDVKYCSERCRRRRSQTRGQESDG
- a CDS encoding isoaspartyl peptidase/L-asparaginase encodes the protein MTEHRVQPKLIIHGGAGSSLKGGISAVRKSLYAVIEEVYAMLLAGVTARDAVVRGCQRLEDDPCFNAGTGSVLQSDGQIRMSASLMDGTTQRFSGVINVSRVRHPIELALTLQSCNDRVLSDYGSAELVRELQLPIYDPLTEIRLQEWMLERAGNFTKDMAGVVAERELVEDRAGRGTIGVVALDGEGRIAVGTSTGGKGFERIGRVSDSAMPAGNYAMSQAAVSCTGIGEDIIDECLAPRIVIRVADGLPLQAAFERSFEEAYKNGRDLGAIGLDRTGAIAWGKTSEVLLAAYHTGEKVGDTLEWQGQHRVAGVSS
- a CDS encoding glycoside hydrolase 100 family protein — protein: MIVDKSLNVESDLPAGLPAESAFIKEAWELLEDSIVYYRGHPVGTVAARDPYVEALNYDQCFVRDFVSSALLFLIKGQPEIVRNFLIETLGLQSSDKQMDCFNAGQGLMPASFKVETWEGQQYLTADFGEHAIGRVTPVDSCLWWLILLRAYVKTTGDLDLAHRPDFQQGIVLILKLCLADRFDMYPTMLVPDGAFMIDRRLGVYGHPLEIQALFYAALRSARELLLPNRRGEVYAQILNQRLSTLNYHIREYYWLDLQRLNEIYRYRGEEFGEAAVNKFNIYPDSIPLWLTEWMPETGGYLAGNLGPAQMDFRFFTLGNLMSIVSSLASDRESLSIMDLIEQRWQDLVGYMPMKICFPAVEDVEWRILTGCDPKNVPWSYHNGGNWPVLLWPLAAAAQKTGRPELGWRAIEMAERRLSRDEWPEYYDGRNGRLVGKASRKYQTWTIAGYLLAREIMTHPQHLDLFSFSEDPEMMEWMCMVREMKG
- a CDS encoding DUF4347 domain-containing protein codes for the protein MSTDFSPAASSGFHGLTDLVEDRSPLTRGWLSTHRAASPSQIVFVDPEVTHYQSLLVDLDSDTAVYVLDPVQDAVQQITQTLLQYRGISSLHILSHGASGSLQLGTTGLNLGNLSTYASELQSWAQALTADADILLYGCNVALGEAGLTFVQQLAQLTGADIAASIDLTGNQEMGGNWELEVATGAIATSLVLSAAARSMYGAVLASPVITLPGGAIAYTENAPPVLLDSNATVTDADNPANFNNGTLIVNFIEGGLASDRLAIRHQGNGAGQIGLDGRIINFGGIQIGTFMGGISHESLVISLNSAATPTAVEALLRNLTYDSVSHTLPASGSRTIAIILNDGTGEISSPVTKTVNVTGVNDAPFIGNRLTLYNGATNLLPTTAGSAPGGPWFAYRDTAVLGGTATQFAGGGGTTLSTSFPIYAGYSNYRFTQNTGLNTITFTPEPINAATFPTLDRTAGYVLSFSAQVIDENRLTSANKNNDGKEDRAGFSVIVIGNDQKGIELGFWEDRIWAQNDGTTQADPALEPDSPPASNFRTLFTQAEVVNVNTTVLTNYDLLVLGDLYTLFSNNTPILSGQLRDYTAFIPPTLTVGPFQTRVTLPDPYELRNFVFFGDNTPTAEAIVRINAVSIATNAPLPARTVNEDTPLVFPIGFVGDVDAGSNTVTVTLTVANGVVTVNTGIAGGLTSTNIANNGTSVVTLSGTLTQINQILTSASAVTYQGNPNFFGNDSLTITANDGGATGGMPQTATRTITLTVNPVNDRPSFTATNPPPAPNRGVQVVPNWATFNPGAANESDQTATYLVSNISNPALFAAGGGPAIAPNGTLTYTPATGTSGTSTFEVRVRDSGGTASGGQDTSFAQIFTITIDPTLTAPPVNSDFNGDGFSDILWRNSMSGQNAIWFMNGVTFESATLIPSVEDPNYEIRGTGDFNQDGQVDILWRNAAGGVTGIWLMNGLSISSVVVLSPSVPQDWQIYGVGDFNQDGFLDLLWRNTVSGDTGFWFLNGTTLSSTAVLTPTVPLAWAIEGVGDFNGDGNVDIFWRNTATGQNGVWFMNGISLNSVGMLPTVLPSWRVAGLADYNRNGQLDILWRNYETGDNGIWLMDQFTISSIVLLPPLHRSWRSR